The DNA segment TGCACTTTCACCGAGAGCATAGGACACGCCGAGGCTGTACTGGGCAACGGCGCTGCCCTGTTCCGCGGCGCGCTGGTACCAGTGCAGGGCTTGCCCATCGTCCTGTGCCACGCCGTCGCCGAACGCGTAGGCAACGGCAAGGTTGTACTGCGCGTCGCGATTGCCCTGGGCGGCAGCCTTGAGGTACCACTCCACCGCCTTGGCCTTGTCCGCCCGCACGCCTTCGCCGCGATAGGTCATGTAGCCGATGTGGGCTTGCGCCTCGGCGTTGCCGGCTTCAGCCAATTGCGTGAAGAGCGTCGCGGCGCGCGGCAAGTCCTGCGCGTCCAACGCGGCGCGCGCCTCACCGAGGGTTGCGGCCGGGCCGGGCGCGGCGGACGGCGCATTGCTCGCGGCGGCGTCCTCTTCTTCGGCGGCGGCGTCGGCCATCATGCCGGTATGGGCGCCCCGCGCCGGGTGCCGTTCCTGGCGTTCGAAGGCCTCGTCATGGCGCGATTCGGTGCCTGCCTTGGCGGCCGGCGCATCTTCCTTGAGCGGCAGCGAAGCGGATGACGACTGGCGCGCTTCGCCTGCCGCCGGGCGCACGAGCTCGGGCATGGGCATGCCGGCGGCGCTGTAGACCGCCTTCAACTTGGCGGCGGCCTTGTCATGCCCGGCCTGGGCCGCGTCGCGTAGCAGCGTGATGGCCATCGCCTCGTCAGCCTGCACGCCCTCGCCCTTGAGGTAATGCAGGGCCAACTCATATTTGGCCTGCGAGTGGCCGGCGCGCGCGGCGCGCTCCAGCCATTGCACGCCAACCGCGGCATCAACCGCCACGCCCTGGCCCAGCAGGTAGCGCTGCGCGCTGCTGTAGGCCGCCGCGCCTTCTTCGGTGTTCTCCACGGTATCCACATCATCGGCGGCGCTGGACGGCGTGTAGCCCTCCTGCCCCGCTTCGTCGGCACGGCCGGGCGCCGGGTGCGACAGCGTCACCACGGTCGACGGCGGCGCGGCACTGCCCTCCATGCGCACTTCGATGCCGGCCTTGCGCGCCATGTCGAGCGCACGCAGTTCATCGAGGGATGGCGCGGCGGCGGCGTTCTGCTCCGGCGCGACGGGAGCTTGCACCGGGGGCGACACGGCCCGACCCGCGGTGGCGGGCGCTGGCGGCGCCGACGGCACGGCAGGCGGACGACGCGTGATGTCGCGCGCCACCGCGCCGGCAACGGGCGGATTGGCGCTGGTACTCATGCCCGCCGCCAGTGCCTCGGCCTTGAGCGCCGGAACGGGTGCGACGGCCGGCTCGGCGCGCAGGCGCGCGGCCTCTTCGGCCACCGGGCTGTCGGGGGGAGGGTCACTCGGCGGGGCAGGCGTGATGCCCGACGCGCGGTACAGTTCGGCGAGGTTGCGCTTGGCGCCCTCGTGGCCCTGCGCGGCGGCCTTACGGTAGTAAGTGAGCGCCCAGGCCTCGTCGGCCTTCACGCCATCACCCAGGAGATACATGCTGCCGAGCGCGAATTGCGCTTCGGCGTCTCCCAGGTCGGCCGCGCGGGTATAGAGTTCGAGCGCCTTGGCGGGATCGTGGGGAAACGCCTGGCCGTGCTGGTAGAGCGAAGCCAGCAAGCCGAGGGCACGCGGGTCATCCTTGGCCGCGGCGGCCTGCAAGGCCGGCACCGCGGCCGAGTAGTCGCCCTTGGCCACGGCATCGCGCAATTGCTCGAAATCGTCGGCGATGACCGCCGCACTCAGAAACGCCAGCGCGGCGCAGTAAATGCGTGCCAGACGCATCGATATCCTCCGGATGCAGTGTGTCGCCACCCGGGAACGATCGCGTGGGCGATCGGGGGGCGTCTGCGTGGTTGAGAGCGAGCGGCATTATAGGGAGCGCCCGTCGCCTAGGCCATCACTCCTGACCGCCGGCCGTCATACCGCGGTAAAGCAGCGTGCGTAGATTCGCGCCTCGAACAAACCGGAGTGCGAGCCCATGCGCGACGCGCGGAAAGTCCAACGGCAGCCATACTCAACTTGCGGCGACGCGCCGACCGACTGGCGTTCGCTGGTCGAGCAGATCGCGGAGCTGGAAGACATCCTCATGGAATGCGGCGCGGCACTGGATCGCGGCGCCGACCTGGGCCGCGCCCGCTTGCATCGACTGCTGCGGGACAAACGTCGCCAGTTGCGCGGTATCGACGTTGCCGTGCAGGCGCCCGGCGTCTAGCTGAGCCGGGTCGCGACCTGCAGGCGCTTGGGGCGTACGCCCTGCACGACGATGTTCTTGCCGGTCGCCGCGATGTGGTTCTGGTCTTCCATGTCCTTCAAGACCTTGCCGACCATTTCGCGCGAACAGCCCACCAGTCGTGAGAGTTCCTGGCGCGTCACGCGCACCTGCATGCCGTTGGGATGGGTCATGGCGTCGGGCTGTTCACACAGGTCCAACAGGGTGCGCGCGACCCGCCCGTAAACGTCCATGAAGGCCAGGTCGCCGAGTTTGCGGTTGGTATTGCGCAGCCGCCGCGCCAACTGCGAGGTCATGGCGATGATCAGATCGGGATAGATCTCGGTCAGCGCCTTCAGCTTCTTGTACCCGATCTGGGCAATTTCACATTCGCTGCGCGCACGCACGAGCGCGGTGCGATTGGCGTCCTCGTTGAAAAGCCCGATCTCGCCGAAGAATTCCCCGGGATTGAGATAGGCGAGCACGATTTCGTGCCCCTTGTCGTCTTCCAGCAGCACGGTCACCGAACCGCGGATGATGAAATACAGTTCGCCTGCCGGGTCGCCCTGGCGAATGATGGCAGCCTTGGCCGAAAACACTCGGCGATGGCAATGGGCCAGCAGCTTGTCGACCGATTGCGCGACGCTGGTGCTCAGCAAAGACATGCTCGCATACTCCTCGAAACGCCTCGTGTTCTTGAAGTCGATGCGCGCATCGACCGCGGATTCAAGCCAGCCGTCGACATCATTGTCGTCAATCGGTCATCCAACGACTGCTGTCGAACGAGTAATGGAGCTTGCGCGTCGACGTGGTCGCGACCCACTCGCCATTCTGCTGTTCGTAGACCTGGAACAGGCGCAGCAGCTTGCCATCCTTGACGGCTACTTCGTCGTCACCGCGATAGCCCTGCTTTTGCTGGTCGTCGAGCTCGGCGAGCTTGACCGGTTGCAACAGGTCGTCCTTCCACGAATAGACCTTGACCACGGTGACGTGGGTGGCCGCCTCGGTGTAGGTGACCACCACCTCGAAGGCGCCGTCGCGGTTGAGGTCGGCGACGAAGCTCTTGGACAGCACGCCGTTGTAGGGCGCACTCAGGCGTGCGAGCAGCAGTTCTTCGTTACGCACCGTGATCTGGTATTCGGCGGCGGACAGGGTGGAATCCGGGTCGGGCGCGACCGTCACGGTGTAGGCGCCGAACACGGCGGAGGTAGGCGTCGGCTCGGGCGCCGCGAGCGCGACGGCCGACGCGAGCAGGGCGACAGCGAGTACAAATGAACGCAGCATGGCTTCCGGCCGCCCCACGAATTGGAATTGGTTAGGGCGGCTATTCTACGTCGGTGCTCGCGGTGCGCTAGCGGTGATATGACCGCCGTCCGGCGTCGCGCGGCTCGCCTGAATTTGCTTGACATTCCAAAGGGCGCCGCTATATTTCTGGCACTACTCGCAGGAGAGTGCTAATAGCGCTTCTCTAAAATTAGTAAAATCAAACAGTTAAATGCCTGAGGAGAATAATACCCATGAAGATTCGGCCCTTACACGATCGAGTCATCGTCAAGCGCGTGGAAGAAGAAAAGACTTCCGCCGGTGGCATCGTCATTCCGGACTCCGCTGCTGAAAAGCCGGTCAAGGGCGAAATCATCGCGGTCGGCAACGGCAAGGTTCTCGACAACGGCGAAGTCCGCAAGCTCGACGTCAAAGTCGGCGACAAGATCCTGTTCGGCAAGTACTCCGGCACCGAAGTGAAGGTGGACGGCGCCGACCTGCTGGTCATGCGCGAAGACGACATCATGGCCGTGTTCGACGCCTAAGCGTCCCGGCACCAAGAAATTTGAAGAGGTCAATGAACAATGGCTGCTAAAGAAGTACGTTTTTCCGATGACGCCCGCCAGCGCATGGCTGTCGGCGTCAACATTCTCGCCAACGCCGTCAAGCAGACGCTGGGCCCGAAGGGTCGCAACGTCGTGCTCGAGAAGAGCTTCGGCGCACCGACCGTGACCAAGGACGGCGTTTCCGTCGCCAAGGAAATCGAACTGGCTGACAAGTTCGAGAACATGGGCGCCCAGATGGTGAAGGAAGTCGCGTCCAAGACTTCCGATGTCGCCGGCGACGGCACCACCACCGCGACCGTGCTGGCCCAGGCCATCGTCCGCGAAGGCTTGAAGTCCGTCACCGCCGGCATCAACCCGATGGATCTGAAGCGCGGCATCGACAAGGCCGTTACGGCCGCCGTCGAAGAGCTGAAGAAGATCTCGCGTCCCTGCACCGACAGCAAGGCCATCTCGCAGGTCGGCACCATCTCGGCCAACTCCGACACCGCGGTCGGCGAAATCATCGCCGAAGCGATGGACAAGGTCGGCAAGGAAGGCGTCATCACCGTTGAAGAAGGTTCGGGTCTCGAGAACGAGCTGGACATCGTCGAAGGCATGCAGTTTGACCGCGGCTACCTGTCGCCCTACTTCATCAACAACCAGGAAACGATGAACGTCGACCTGGAAGAGCCGTTGATCCTCCTGCACGACAAGAAGATCTCGAACATCCGCGACATGCTGCCGATCCTGGAAGGCGTGGCCAAGTCCGGCCGTGCGCTGCTGATCATCGCGGAAGACGTCGAAGGCGAAGCGCTGGCGACCCTGGTCGTCAACAACATGCGCGGCATCGTCAAGGTTGCAGCCGTCAAGGCACCGGGCTTCGGCGATCGTCGCAAGGCGATGCTGGAAGACATCGCGATCCTGACCGGCGGCACCGTGATTTCCGACGAAGTCGGCCTGTCGCTCGAGAAGGCCGGTCTGCATGACCTCGGCAGTGCGAAGCGCATCCAGATCACCAAGGAAAACACCACCATCATCGATGGCGCCGGTGACCAGAAGGCGATCGAAGGCCGCGTCAACCAGATCCGCACCCAGATCGAAGAGACCAGCTCCGATTACGATCGCGAGAAGCTGCAGGAGCGTGTTGCGAAACTCGCCGGCGGCGTGGCCGTGATCAAGGTCGGTGCCGCGACCGAAGTCGAAATGAAGGAAAAGAAGGCTCGCGTCGAAGACGCGCTGCATTCGACCCGCGCGGCGGTTGAAGAAGGCGTGGTGCCCGGCGGCGGTGTTGCCCTGCTCCGCGTGCAGGCCCAGGCACGGGCCGTCAAGGTCGACAACGACGATCAGCGTATCGGCGTCAACATCCTGGTGCGCGCGCTCGAAGAGCCGATCCGCCAGATCGTTGCCAATGCCGGCGAAGAACCGTCGGTCGTGGTGGCGAAGGTTGCCGATGGCAAGGGTAACTACGGTTACAACGCCCAGACCGGCGAATTCGGCGACATGATCGAAATGGGCATCCTGGACCCGGCCAAGGTCGCACGCTCCGCGCTGCAGAACGCCGCGTCCGTCTCCTCCCTGATCCTGACCACCGAGTGCATGGTGGCCGAAGCTCCGAAGAAGGACGGCGGCGCCGGTCCTGACATGAGCGGCATGGGTGGCATGGGCGGTATGGGTGGCATGGGCGGCATGATGTAAATCAGCCTCCAGCCCTCACCGGCTCGAGAGAACCCCGCCTTGTGCGGGGTTCTTTTTTTGTAGCCGAGCATTCGTGCTTTTCGCTTCGTTCCCTGCGTCGAATCCCCCCGGCCGTACTATCGAACGTCCCGCCTGGCGTCCGCGTGCCACGCA comes from the Pseudomonadota bacterium genome and includes:
- the groES gene encoding co-chaperone GroES — encoded protein: MKIRPLHDRVIVKRVEEEKTSAGGIVIPDSAAEKPVKGEIIAVGNGKVLDNGEVRKLDVKVGDKILFGKYSGTEVKVDGADLLVMREDDIMAVFDA
- a CDS encoding sel1 repeat family protein, translated to MRLARIYCAALAFLSAAVIADDFEQLRDAVAKGDYSAAVPALQAAAAKDDPRALGLLASLYQHGQAFPHDPAKALELYTRAADLGDAEAQFALGSMYLLGDGVKADEAWALTYYRKAAAQGHEGAKRNLAELYRASGITPAPPSDPPPDSPVAEEAARLRAEPAVAPVPALKAEALAAGMSTSANPPVAGAVARDITRRPPAVPSAPPAPATAGRAVSPPVQAPVAPEQNAAAAPSLDELRALDMARKAGIEVRMEGSAAPPSTVVTLSHPAPGRADEAGQEGYTPSSAADDVDTVENTEEGAAAYSSAQRYLLGQGVAVDAAVGVQWLERAARAGHSQAKYELALHYLKGEGVQADEAMAITLLRDAAQAGHDKAAAKLKAVYSAAGMPMPELVRPAAGEARQSSSASLPLKEDAPAAKAGTESRHDEAFERQERHPARGAHTGMMADAAAEEEDAAASNAPSAAPGPAATLGEARAALDAQDLPRAATLFTQLAEAGNAEAQAHIGYMTYRGEGVRADKAKAVEWYLKAAAQGNRDAQYNLAVAYAFGDGVAQDDGQALHWYQRAAEQGSAVAQYSLGVSYALGESARRDDALALKWYRAAAAQGYADAQFNLGQMIRSGRGVKADENEGLALVKQAADNGSAAAQYSLGNMYRAGSGVKRDLAEATRLYKLAAAQGHSEARASLATLQARP
- the groL gene encoding chaperonin GroEL (60 kDa chaperone family; promotes refolding of misfolded polypeptides especially under stressful conditions; forms two stacked rings of heptamers to form a barrel-shaped 14mer; ends can be capped by GroES; misfolded proteins enter the barrel where they are refolded when GroES binds), which gives rise to MAAKEVRFSDDARQRMAVGVNILANAVKQTLGPKGRNVVLEKSFGAPTVTKDGVSVAKEIELADKFENMGAQMVKEVASKTSDVAGDGTTTATVLAQAIVREGLKSVTAGINPMDLKRGIDKAVTAAVEELKKISRPCTDSKAISQVGTISANSDTAVGEIIAEAMDKVGKEGVITVEEGSGLENELDIVEGMQFDRGYLSPYFINNQETMNVDLEEPLILLHDKKISNIRDMLPILEGVAKSGRALLIIAEDVEGEALATLVVNNMRGIVKVAAVKAPGFGDRRKAMLEDIAILTGGTVISDEVGLSLEKAGLHDLGSAKRIQITKENTTIIDGAGDQKAIEGRVNQIRTQIEETSSDYDREKLQERVAKLAGGVAVIKVGAATEVEMKEKKARVEDALHSTRAAVEEGVVPGGGVALLRVQAQARAVKVDNDDQRIGVNILVRALEEPIRQIVANAGEEPSVVVAKVADGKGNYGYNAQTGEFGDMIEMGILDPAKVARSALQNAASVSSLILTTECMVAEAPKKDGGAGPDMSGMGGMGGMGGMGGMM
- the crp gene encoding cAMP-activated global transcriptional regulator CRP, which produces MSLLSTSVAQSVDKLLAHCHRRVFSAKAAIIRQGDPAGELYFIIRGSVTVLLEDDKGHEIVLAYLNPGEFFGEIGLFNEDANRTALVRARSECEIAQIGYKKLKALTEIYPDLIIAMTSQLARRLRNTNRKLGDLAFMDVYGRVARTLLDLCEQPDAMTHPNGMQVRVTRQELSRLVGCSREMVGKVLKDMEDQNHIAATGKNIVVQGVRPKRLQVATRLS